The window CGCCACCTACAATACTAGATGGACATAAGAGACTAGAGAGTACAAACAGCAAATCTAAAGTGAATAGAAGACAGAACGTTGACTAAATAATGCATGAAAACACGAACTACAGCGCATGCTCGTCTGCTCATCATTGTTTCTTACTGATAGCTCTTGATTATGTCGTTTGTCTTCGACGGAGTTTTTCTCTATTTACTCGGCTTTGTTAGTCTATTTGCTGGATTTTCCTCGTCTCTACCTACTGAAGTACGAGCTGCATGTGACCTGAAGAAAGATGTCGATTTCAATCTGACGAGTTCAGAGCAGCTCTGCCCTATCTGCTGTGGTATGGCAATTATCTACTAGAGCGCGCGAAAATTCTGGGCCTTTGTCTTAGCTATCGATCGCTGCTGTAGAAATTGAATAGGGAAATTAACTTCCGTCTTCTGGCTAGAATTGACAGTATATTTCCGCATTCTTTGTTGTCCCCATATTTCCGTCTCTTTATCAATAAAAGCTATAAGCAGGGCCGGTAGATTTGATTCGGCGTTGTAGGTCTGACCCAGCCCAACTTTGAAAGTAATACTTTCACCAGaacgttaattaaagaacGGAATATCCGGGCAAAAGATATACATAACagattaaatatttatatttatataatgaATCCGTAGGTAGAGAGCATGCTTACACTATTTCCTAATTTTAACTGTTCgggtagatagacagatcAGTTATTGCCATCTTTGTAACCACTTCTTTTAGTGTGGGTTAGACCTGACCACTGTAATCTAATTAATGAATTGCTTCCACCGAACTTGAAATCTGTGCTATCTAGAGGCATTAAATCACATAGGTTTTACATATTAGTCTAAAGTTTTAAAAGTCTATTTTGCAGGTGTTTCTGGACTAGAGGACGTTCAGTTGCGTACAACAGGACTTCCTCTACTTACAAAATCGAAAACAATGAGTTATGATTTTTCATTTGTTCCAAGTGAGAAACGATCtatgtatttaatttaattaattttattaattaaaaaatttataaataaataaataaattttgttaatGTCATATGTGACAAtgttatatattatgtatatgATCACCCATGCGTCACACAAAGTTAGAATAGCTACTTGGGACTAGAAGTTCAAGTAACCACAATCAAactaatttataaattaattaattttattaatataatgTGTGATAATGTATATGCTTACATGTGCATCATACAAGGTTAGTTAAAAAGTTTGCCAAtaatcattgatattaaatgaGTAAAGCCTATAGTAAAATAATTAgattaatttataaaataatatattttaatttggTAATTCATATTAATGTGTTAATGTAAAAAATGTAGTTAGTTAAAATTTTAACTAATCTCTAACAAACAAAAGATGTTATAAAACTATATAAAAAATGTGGGATGCCAAATagctgtttgcttgctttctGTAGACAAGGTCATTACTGCTCTCGTCTTTACTCTAAATGTTTCTATAAGCATTCCCAGGTTTCCTAACGTCACTCCTATCCCTCTGTTTTATTTTTTCGATCAATGTGACTCAGAATCATCAGAATTTCAGTGCCCATTGATTGCTGGAAGTATGATATGTTCTAGTTATTAGAAGAAAACGGTACAATGAATACAATATGTTGAATACATTGCAGAAAGGGTGCATATCAAAGGAATCCTCGATGCAGACAATTTGTGGGATTTTTTTATGCAGGTGAGCAAATTGTTGCAAATTTTAAGCTTACTAAATACGGGTAccattaaaattattaaaaattatcaTACATGATGGATATTGTGCAGAGTGAGGCTTGTTTCAAGCTCACTCACTATTTCTTTTGTAGTTCTTTTTACTTGAGATAGTTTTCATTACAATTGTTGTAGCAATGTGTTGccagtattgttgtagttaaagCTATTACTATCCATAAAATTGTTAcgaaataaatttaaaaatttaaaaatattgcatattattaaaaaatataatattaaaaattaacaaaaattatttaaaatttttaaaaactattaaaatttttaaaaaaattattaaaatatgtAAAATTATTAGAAATTATTAAAActaagaaaataaaaaattaaaaaaatattaattaaatatttaaataaaatttgcaaataaaaacttttgtaatttgttgtaAACTCTATTTAACAGTACATTGACGTATATAAACTTTCCTTGTGTTTTTTTGAACTCGTTccgtgtattaattaatatatgaaATACGCGTAAGTGACTACGAGGCTCAACCTTATTCGGGTAAGTCTTGTCTCGCAAAAAGCCAATTCGTCGATCGgatgtagcctcgcaagccaggctcttccacGCAGTCGCtaagctaaacgcacgtgaattacgcgaggaggaggagcttttgccggaatagCCAAAGAACCTGTTGCTGGTCGCGTTGGTGAGATTTTGAACATTGTTTACATACTTTTATACAGTCCAATGAGTCTAACCGACTTCACTCTCGTTGTTTTAATTATTACAATGTTGTCTCGGCCTCCCACACCGCCGATTGAATTtgaattggcgctacacgggtctgagAGGCCAAGACTAGATACTGTACAATGACTCTACTAGTAgataaatttgtaatactaGTAAGTAATCTATAATATTGATGGGAATTTGGAGTACAGAAGTTATTAAGCGATTTTTGTTAGATATTATCataaattctttgcaatttacaatagaaattaattacGAAGTAGCTTTGCAATACCAAAATCTGTGTGTTTACAGTCTATGTTTTTGCTGCAGGAAGGCGTGCAGTTTTCTGCAGTTGCAACAATGTCTGATCAGAATCGGCAACTTCTTTGTCTGAAAGTAGAAGCAATGGTACTGTAGCTGTCGTCAGCAGAAAATGCATCCATTAATGGGCAGCTAGAACATCTTGCATTGAAAAAGTGTGTGCAAGCATATGGTCCGTACGTATTTAGTAGCACTAGTGGTTTCATGCTAATGACTTCACAAATTCTTAGAATCTGCAATAGGCTATTCCAGTTACAGTCCATCCAAGGGTGTGAAAGACATCACTTTGTAACCCCTGCTCTCTCTCCGAAAGTACGGATTGAACACAGACCTTCCTTTCCCTTTATATTGCAATAATGTTTACCTCACCTGTCCACTCAAAATAGAGAAGGCATGCGAGCGTTTACGCCGGTATCCAAGGTTATAGATATTAATGAGTTAAACCGCCACTCGTTGACCTCCTTTTGGAATATATCATTTCTACTCCAGCCTGGAAAGTTGTAACTAAAATTGTCCAAGTCGTCACCTATTCGCATAACAATGGTTGCATTACGTAGCAAtggtttctgtcaaacaaacgcgggaactcagctGCGGGAACACACTgccagttgctcttcttctagttgacttcaattcttcgttcactcTTCAATCGTATCACTCGTTTACTTAGCTAGTCGCATAACAATCATGGTCTcgtagtcgcgtaacaatggctGCGTCGCAACAATCTATGTCAAACTAACGCACGAATAcccagaaaacagacttttctcttcttctacCTTTTCTTTCCATTCCTTTTGTCACGCGTAAGTCTTATTTCCTTATTAGTCACCATGACAACCACCTGACGTCATCGTaatcaataacaatgcaacaaaccaaattttatgttAATATTATGATAGGAAATATATACATTAGTGAATCTGATGCAAccaataaagaaataaaattGAATGTTGATGCGGATGATTACAAGAAGAAATTGTAAAATTAAATATGAATAAATgcacaaaattttaaatgtaaGGTCAACCTCTTTTACTAGAGTATGATGTACAAGCTCTGGAAATGGTACAAACTTTGCCACTTTTATGTTTGGACATCGTGGCACTAATAACTAAATAAGCTTCTGACTGATATACGAAATTCATGTTTCAAGACATTGGGTACTTCTCTATAGATAGAGTTCAACAGTATTATGACATGAAATTGTTGCAGTTACTATTTGAGTTGTCTCACTCATTGGTACTGTGGAAATTCAGAAATCTGAAGTACGTATACGAACCAAATAATCTAAGTATCAACTTATCTCCAGCTAACCAATCAatgaagaaagagaagagaGCTGACTTGCACGCgcgcgcatacacacacacacacacacacacacacacacacacacacacacacacacacacacacacacacacacacacacacacaaacacacacaccgcgTTGTCGCGTACTCTAAACCCCCTCCATTCCTAGGACTTCACTAGAGACATTCGCGGAAGCTAACTTTTTAGGCAAAAGCGATCTCTGTTACACGTACAACTCTTAGCATGCATACAATACAGAACTTCGTTGAACACACCCAACTTATATGGGCGTCACCTCAGCAGGAAAACAATGCTTTGGAACAGATTTGAAGTTGCCGTTTCTGCAAACTGTTTGCATTTTATACTGGGAACACGACGTACAGTTGCTGCATTCTCCACGAGACACGTACACGACAGCCAACATCAGTACTAGAATTGCGCAACTCGTCGCTGTAACGTCGCACGCAAACAAACGGGACCTAGTGTCTAGGACGGATGTGATAGAATAAACATGCCACTGTGTCAGTAGTTTTGGCTACCAAGAAGAAAGTGTATGTATGCAAAAAACTAAGTTGGTCTAGAAAGGTTTTTTCAAACGCGGAGCGTGCGTTGGGCATCTGAcaatgtgacgtcacgaaACGACAAAAcgcaaaataataattttactACTGATAACAGAATAACAGATTTTATAAAACATATTTAATTAGATTacatatttaaaaaattaatattaattttaagcaaagtaatattaattttaatcgCTAAAAAATTTTCCTGGCTACTTCGATACACAAACAACTCAGCCCCTCTAAACGATCGTGAGGAAAACGGAGATGGGACGGTGCTCGGACTTTTAAGACACGCCCCTATCTTCTCGGCGCGCGAcaagactcacgtgagcttggcagtgtcaagttcccgtatgacacgtATGCCAGCGGATTTGTTCAATTGATCAAATGCGCAAGCGCAGTAACTAAAAGTTGTGCAATACGCTTGCGCACATGTTGTCCCTCGGATCTCTAGACGCTGTTTTATGTTGTCTTCTTCCGCGGATTTGTTCCGGGGCGGAGTAGAATTGCCGACACCTAGAAATTGTTTAGCGCATGCGTTGTACATGTCACACCTTTATTATTGTTCCTTTGGCCATGTTATAGCTTGTACAGGCTTCAGAGGCTTCTTTGTAGTTTACGCAATCTGCAGCTGTGAACTGTCGCGATCGGTGGCTTGTACTCCgatcactagataattaattcactGGATAATTATCTAGTTAGAATAGACGTACGACAGGCTATCTAGACATGTTTTTGACGCTTTTGAAGAATCAAATGTGTAGACCTATGGTAATAGTTAGGTATTTGTGGTTTACCGCATGCAGTGATGTCGAATAGAAATTCGTTTGTAATCTTCTACTTGTGTTGTAGGCTAAAATAGACTGTTGTAGCAGTTAGTTTAAATCTGCATGTGCATAAAATTCCTTGTGTGTACCTTCAtgctgtaattaattaattaattgacaatcTAATGCAGTGgagtaaataaatatacaattgTCGAATTAGTTGATTATTTAAAGTTTATGTGTTATTGTTAAATCTACATACTAACCCAGGTTACTGAGGTACATTACTGAACTGAGTGTTTAATTATGTTGGGCATATGTGAGCTGCCGGCATGAGCTATTTGATGCAATAATGCAGTGGAGTTGATAGATTTTGAGATAAACATAATTTGGTGTTctgataatgataataattgtaattttcTTTTTAAATTGGTTATAGTATGGTTGGCTTATTCGTAGtatgatatcaataaagttgttgtgttcttttggtttgtcatatttgaaacaacaacaacaacaacaacaacaacaaataataataataataataataataatataataataataacaataaccagactgatctggttgagcacgacacaatACTAATGGTactggcatcatcctgataggcttgtggagacggatgacattactatgatgtgggataccaccatccccactgcaaggaagatcaaagtcaattgtcctgacatctgtctcagaaataagaagacaaacacttgttgtcttattgatatcagctgtcctacTGATAGCaaaattggcaagaaacatgctgagaagttggcgaagtacagcgacttgcgagtggaaaTAAGCCACATGTGgtattgtcgaacactggtggttccggtggtcttgggagctttgggcacagtgcacgca of the Corticium candelabrum chromosome 2, ooCorCand1.1, whole genome shotgun sequence genome contains:
- the LOC134176227 gene encoding uncharacterized protein LOC134176227, whose product is MSFVFDGVFLYLLGFVSLFAGFSSSLPTEVRAACDLKKDVDFNLTSSEQLCPICCGVSGLEDVQLRTTGLPLLTKSKTMSYDFSFVPNKVITALVFTLNVSISIPRFPNVTPIPLFYFFDQCDSESSEFQCPLIAGKRVHIKGILDADNLWDFFMQEGVQFSAVATMSDQNRQLLCLKVEAMVL